Proteins encoded in a region of the Streptomyces sp. NBC_00258 genome:
- a CDS encoding M20 family metallopeptidase — MLADLEELVRCESFSADHAAVARSAKVVGALGRRLLGADPETIVIDGVTHLRWTFGTPQVLLMGHHDTVWPMNSIKNHPWSVADGIVRGPGVLDMKAGLVQMFHALASLPSPDGVWVLINGDEELGSATSRQLIEESARGCVAAFVLEASADEEGALKTARKGTSRYEVVVHGRAAHAGQEPQKGVNAAVEAAHQVLSIAGLEAAMAVDGADSVLGSATVTPTLLSAGSSRNTVPALARVSVDVRVPTPVAQDRIDALMRGLTPRTPGARLEVLGGSQRPPMEPGSSAELFGLANQLAAELGQEPLRGIAVGGASDGNYTAAAGCPTLDGLGAVGGGAHANTEYVEVAQMVPRTRLLAQLIMRTRHRP; from the coding sequence ATGCTGGCCGATCTGGAGGAACTCGTGCGCTGCGAGTCCTTCTCAGCCGACCACGCGGCGGTGGCGCGAAGCGCCAAGGTAGTGGGCGCGCTCGGGAGGAGGCTGCTGGGGGCCGACCCGGAGACGATCGTGATCGACGGTGTGACCCATCTGCGGTGGACGTTCGGCACACCGCAGGTCTTGCTGATGGGACACCACGACACGGTGTGGCCCATGAACTCGATCAAGAACCACCCCTGGTCGGTGGCGGACGGGATCGTCCGCGGCCCCGGGGTCCTGGACATGAAGGCGGGCCTGGTCCAGATGTTCCATGCCCTGGCATCTCTTCCGTCCCCGGACGGGGTGTGGGTACTGATCAACGGGGACGAGGAGCTCGGCTCGGCGACCTCCCGGCAGCTGATCGAGGAATCCGCGCGAGGGTGCGTGGCCGCCTTTGTCCTGGAGGCGTCCGCTGACGAGGAGGGTGCGCTCAAGACCGCCCGTAAGGGCACTTCGCGGTACGAGGTCGTCGTGCATGGCAGGGCGGCGCACGCGGGTCAGGAACCGCAGAAGGGGGTAAACGCCGCGGTCGAGGCCGCCCACCAGGTGCTGTCCATCGCCGGTCTCGAGGCCGCGATGGCCGTGGACGGTGCCGACTCCGTCCTGGGCTCCGCGACCGTGACGCCCACCCTTCTGTCGGCCGGCAGTTCGCGCAACACGGTGCCAGCGCTGGCGCGGGTGTCGGTGGACGTGCGCGTGCCGACCCCGGTGGCGCAGGACCGGATCGACGCGCTCATGCGAGGGCTCACGCCACGGACGCCCGGAGCCCGGCTTGAGGTGCTGGGCGGCAGCCAACGACCGCCCATGGAGCCGGGGTCCTCCGCCGAACTGTTCGGCCTCGCCAACCAACTCGCTGCGGAACTGGGCCAGGAACCGTTGCGGGGGATCGCCGTCGGCGGCGCCTCGGACGGCAACTACACCGCGGCTGCGGGCTGTCCGACGCTGGACGGCCTGGGCGCCGTCGGCGGTGGCGCTCACGCGAACACCGAGTACGTCGAGGTCGCTCAGATGGTCCCCCGCACCCGTCTGCTCGCTCAACTCATCATGCGGACACGGCACCGGCCGTGA
- a CDS encoding NADP-dependent oxidoreductase, whose protein sequence is MKAVRFHEYGGIDVLRVEEMERPTPGPGQVLVEVRAAGIQPGEVMIRKGARHGRWPATFPSGQGSDLAGVVVEVGPQVRGFAVGDEVLGFTHDRASHAEFVAVDDVDVVSRPSGLSWDVAGSLYVAGTTAYACVFAVDPGPADTVVVSGAAGGVGSLAVQLARRRGATVIGLASERNHAWLKQRGVVPVAYGEGMAERIREASGGNVDAFIDTFGDGYVELAVELGVRPERINTIRDWQAAARVGAQTYGEGAAACAVVLGELARLAARGELEVPIARTYPLEQVRDAFRELERGHTHGKIVLRP, encoded by the coding sequence ATGAAGGCTGTGCGGTTCCACGAGTACGGCGGGATCGATGTGCTGCGGGTGGAGGAGATGGAGCGGCCGACGCCCGGCCCCGGACAGGTGCTGGTCGAGGTCCGAGCGGCCGGGATCCAGCCCGGCGAGGTGATGATCCGTAAGGGCGCGCGACACGGACGCTGGCCGGCTACGTTTCCCTCCGGGCAGGGCAGCGATCTGGCCGGTGTCGTGGTGGAGGTCGGCCCGCAGGTGCGCGGCTTCGCGGTGGGCGATGAGGTCTTGGGCTTCACCCACGACAGGGCGAGCCATGCGGAGTTCGTCGCGGTCGACGACGTGGACGTGGTCTCGCGTCCATCGGGGCTGTCCTGGGACGTGGCCGGGTCGTTGTACGTGGCCGGCACAACCGCGTACGCCTGCGTGTTCGCGGTGGATCCCGGGCCGGCGGACACAGTCGTGGTGTCCGGTGCGGCGGGCGGCGTCGGTTCTCTTGCCGTGCAGCTCGCGCGGCGGCGCGGAGCCACGGTGATCGGGCTGGCGAGCGAGCGGAACCATGCCTGGTTGAAGCAGCGCGGTGTCGTTCCGGTCGCGTACGGGGAGGGCATGGCCGAACGGATCCGGGAGGCCTCCGGCGGTAACGTCGACGCGTTCATCGACACGTTCGGCGATGGCTACGTGGAGCTGGCAGTGGAGCTGGGTGTGCGGCCCGAGCGGATCAACACGATCCGCGACTGGCAGGCAGCGGCCAGAGTTGGGGCCCAGACCTACGGAGAAGGCGCGGCGGCATGCGCGGTCGTGCTCGGCGAGCTGGCCCGGCTTGCCGCACGCGGTGAGCTGGAGGTGCCGATCGCCCGCACCTACCCGCTGGAGCAGGTGCGAGACGCGTTCCGCGAGCTGGAACGGGGGCACACCCACGGCAAGATCGTGCTCCGCCCGTAG
- a CDS encoding DUF6243 family protein, producing the protein MTVSKNINNPVGMGGGKRKKLSRTERQNNGPYRNLDRQGAADQKAELVRKMREKTGAAEGTGQAGDDTAQS; encoded by the coding sequence GTGACCGTCAGCAAGAACATCAACAATCCCGTGGGCATGGGCGGCGGCAAGCGCAAGAAGCTGTCCCGCACCGAACGGCAGAACAACGGTCCGTACCGCAACCTCGACCGCCAGGGTGCAGCCGACCAGAAGGCGGAGCTGGTGCGCAAGATGCGCGAGAAGACGGGCGCAGCTGAGGGCACCGGGCAGGCGGGCGACGACACCGCACAGAGCTGA
- a CDS encoding universal stress protein has protein sequence MREHREAQKAVGTMVLPMVVGVDGSEPSLHAVDWAVDEAVRHGAPLRVVHASLWERYEGAALADTPDVASDAVTGHDLAESIVAGAARRAGQRAPMLEISTGVIPEDPVSALLREALRASAVVTGVRGRGPIRELLLGSVSLSLAARAPCPVVVVRGSAQNRQAAIGRIVLGVGTGTTAPATVRYAFREAAVRACEIEAVRAWRRPAHRTALHPPRAGEPAHAEEDDAAALLDEALDAVAQEYPGIVVHRTLIEGSARHALVTRSSASDLLIIGARRPRGHLGPQLGLVGHTVLHHSDCPVAVVSQQE, from the coding sequence ATGAGAGAACATCGCGAAGCGCAGAAGGCGGTGGGAACCATGGTGCTGCCCATGGTCGTCGGTGTCGATGGCTCGGAGCCCAGCCTCCATGCCGTCGACTGGGCCGTGGACGAGGCGGTCCGCCACGGGGCGCCGCTGCGGGTCGTCCACGCCTCGCTCTGGGAGCGGTACGAGGGTGCGGCCCTGGCGGACACACCCGATGTCGCCTCGGACGCCGTGACCGGACACGATCTCGCCGAAAGCATCGTGGCGGGAGCGGCCCGGCGTGCCGGGCAGCGCGCCCCGATGCTGGAGATCAGCACGGGCGTGATACCGGAGGATCCCGTGTCGGCTCTGCTGCGCGAGGCACTCCGCGCCAGTGCCGTCGTGACCGGTGTACGAGGCAGGGGCCCGATCAGGGAACTCCTGCTGGGCTCGGTCAGTCTCTCCCTCGCCGCCCGTGCTCCCTGCCCGGTCGTCGTCGTACGCGGCTCGGCACAGAACAGACAAGCCGCCATCGGCCGCATCGTGCTGGGCGTCGGAACCGGTACCACAGCACCGGCAACGGTCCGGTACGCCTTCCGGGAGGCCGCTGTGCGCGCGTGCGAGATCGAGGCCGTACGGGCCTGGCGTCGCCCGGCGCACCGGACTGCCCTGCATCCGCCGCGGGCCGGGGAGCCCGCCCATGCCGAGGAGGATGACGCCGCGGCTCTGCTCGACGAGGCGTTGGACGCCGTTGCCCAGGAGTACCCCGGCATAGTCGTGCACCGCACGCTTATTGAGGGCTCCGCACGCCATGCGCTGGTGACCCGGTCCTCGGCGAGCGACCTCCTGATCATCGGCGCCCGCCGGCCTCGCGGCCACCTCGGACCGCAGCTCGGCCTGGTCGGACACACGGTGCTGCACCACTCCGACTGCCCGGTGGCGGTGGTCTCGCAACAGGAGTGA
- a CDS encoding LysR family transcriptional regulator, whose protein sequence is MFEVDALRLLVVVAETGSFTKAAVQLNYTQSAVSRRIAALEQQAGGPLFERLPRGVRLNPAGRTLHRHAMEVLDRLSRAARELAVLNAGHGGLLHMGAFATANISLVPTALRALQHARPEVEVIAVEGWTDTLMERLADGALDLAVVSDYPSGLPSADGVTTTALCEDELFVALPRTHRLAGTQTVDLRELHDEAWLHSAYGDRPTMLADACARAGFTPRKIIRIAEWTAKFGYAAAGLGVALVPSLAARAVPDELVLRRLTDPTLRRTVHVALPAAPLPAALTLRHLLHDAVG, encoded by the coding sequence ATGTTCGAGGTCGACGCGCTTCGGCTGCTCGTGGTCGTGGCAGAGACCGGATCGTTCACCAAGGCGGCGGTCCAGCTCAACTACACACAGTCCGCGGTATCCCGGCGGATCGCCGCGCTGGAACAGCAGGCGGGCGGGCCCTTGTTTGAACGACTCCCTCGGGGCGTACGACTCAATCCCGCCGGCCGTACGCTGCACCGGCACGCCATGGAGGTGCTCGACCGGCTGTCGCGGGCGGCGCGGGAGTTGGCCGTGCTGAACGCGGGGCATGGCGGGTTGCTGCACATGGGAGCGTTCGCCACCGCCAACATCTCGCTCGTACCCACCGCACTGCGGGCACTCCAGCACGCCAGGCCGGAAGTTGAGGTCATCGCGGTCGAAGGCTGGACCGACACGCTGATGGAGCGCCTCGCGGACGGAGCGTTGGACCTCGCTGTGGTCAGCGACTACCCGTCCGGTCTGCCGTCGGCCGACGGTGTCACGACGACCGCGCTGTGCGAGGACGAGCTGTTCGTGGCCCTCCCGCGCACGCACCGTCTGGCCGGAACCCAGACGGTCGACTTGCGTGAACTGCACGACGAGGCATGGCTTCACAGCGCCTACGGCGACCGCCCCACGATGCTCGCCGACGCCTGCGCACGGGCGGGCTTCACCCCCAGGAAGATCATCCGGATCGCGGAATGGACCGCGAAGTTCGGCTACGCGGCCGCCGGACTGGGGGTGGCGCTGGTCCCCTCGTTGGCCGCCCGGGCGGTCCCGGACGAACTCGTCCTGCGCCGCCTCACCGACCCGACCCTGCGCCGGACCGTCCATGTGGCGCTGCCCGCTGCGCCGCTACCGGCAGCACTGACACTGCGGCATCTGCTGCACGACGCCGTTGGCTGA
- a CDS encoding serine hydrolase domain-containing protein, with product MKRARRALVTATAALAVITASSAAASATPEEVERTGLQQGLDDVVAVGAVGALMEVRDGHGVWRGTSGVAELGTTRAVPDRGRFRVGSITKTFVATVVLQLVGEGRLRLDDTAEEWLPGAVPDGHRITVRQLLNHTSGLYDFRRTLPMPPEPEFLDNRWRTWTAAEQVERAVANAPTFEPPGSRYEYSNTGYLLLGQIVEKVTGRSYAGEIERRIIRPLRLRDTSLPGTSPYIRGPHPRGYVPIRQDGEPRLVDYTEMNPSVMGAGGEMISTAKDLNRFVAALLGGRFLPGHLLDEMKTPAVEGRRYGLGLAWKDTSCGVRAYGNDGDALAYQAWSFTTEDRRRQVTVALTPDFRGDPDDAVDALLDKAFCG from the coding sequence ATGAAGCGAGCACGTAGGGCGCTGGTGACTGCGACGGCGGCGTTGGCGGTGATCACGGCGTCGTCCGCGGCTGCCTCTGCCACGCCGGAGGAGGTCGAGCGCACCGGACTGCAGCAAGGGCTGGACGACGTCGTGGCCGTCGGCGCGGTGGGCGCGCTGATGGAGGTGCGTGACGGCCATGGCGTGTGGCGGGGCACCAGCGGGGTCGCCGAACTGGGCACGACGCGGGCGGTTCCGGACCGGGGCCGTTTCCGGGTGGGCAGCATCACGAAGACGTTCGTCGCCACCGTCGTTCTGCAACTCGTCGGCGAGGGGAGGCTGCGGCTGGACGACACGGCAGAAGAGTGGCTGCCCGGAGCCGTGCCCGACGGACATCGCATCACCGTGCGGCAACTGCTCAACCACACCAGTGGGTTGTACGACTTCAGGCGCACGCTACCGATGCCGCCGGAGCCGGAGTTCCTGGACAACCGCTGGCGGACGTGGACCGCGGCCGAGCAGGTGGAGCGCGCGGTGGCCAACGCGCCGACGTTCGAACCGCCGGGTTCCAGGTACGAGTACTCGAACACCGGCTACCTCCTGCTCGGCCAGATCGTCGAGAAGGTGACCGGCCGCTCGTACGCGGGGGAGATCGAGCGCAGGATCATCCGACCGCTGCGGTTGCGCGACACCTCACTGCCGGGGACGTCCCCGTACATACGCGGACCGCATCCGCGCGGCTACGTACCGATCAGGCAGGACGGCGAACCGCGGCTTGTCGACTACACGGAGATGAACCCGTCGGTTATGGGCGCAGGTGGGGAGATGATCTCCACGGCAAAAGATCTCAACCGGTTCGTCGCCGCACTGCTCGGTGGGCGCTTCCTGCCGGGCCACCTGCTCGACGAGATGAAGACACCGGCTGTCGAAGGCAGGAGGTACGGCCTGGGGCTGGCCTGGAAGGACACTTCGTGCGGGGTCCGTGCATATGGCAACGACGGCGATGCTCTGGCGTACCAGGCATGGTCGTTCACCACGGAGGACCGGCGACGCCAGGTCACGGTCGCGCTCACGCCAGACTTCCGCGGTGACCCGGACGACGCCGTCGACGCGCTTCTCGACAAGGCCTTCTGCGGCTGA